In the genome of Dehalogenimonas sp. THU2, the window ATGGCCCGAAAGGAGTCGGGGCGCTTTTTGCCAGGCGAGAAGTCCCGCTCTCACCTATCATATTTGGCGGCGGGCAAGAAGAAGCTCTGCGGTCCGGTACTGAGAATGTCCCGGGCATTGTCGGGCTGGGAATGGCGGCGGAAATCGCCGGCTCCGAGATTACATCTGAATCTGCCCGAATCCATGACCTCAGCCTGAAACTGATCAACGGTATTCTGAATGGGATCCCTGGCGTACGTTTGAACGGACATCCGGAAAACCGGTTACCTAATAACATCAACGTGAGCATACCGGGAATCGAGGGAGAGTATTTAACCAGGGAGTTGGGTAAACGGGGAGTCTGTGTCTCGACCGGGTCAGCCTGCAGTTCCGGCACCCACGAGGCTCCTTACGTGTTACTGGCAACCGGGTTGGAACGCGATCTGGCAAATTGTTCGATCCGTTTATCCCTGGGAAAGATGAGCGATGAAGATTCCGTTCGCCAAACGATAAACATCCTGAGTGATGTCTGTTCCCGGATAAGAGCCCAATCCGTCATCTAGCACGGCGATAAGGAAGAAAAATGACCATCAACCGGACTAAAACGATAGCGACACTCCCGGGGCTCACCGCAGAAGTAGCGGACTATCGGGTATGGGACGTCGATGCTAACGCACTTGTCGTCAAGTTCGCGGAAACTCATTCGACTCTTTCAGGTGAAAAAGGGTCTCGCCGCTCTAAGATTATCTGCAATTGCTACCTTCCCAAGGAGTTGTGCGATAACCTTCACTACAGCAACCAGGACTACGGTGTCTATCTCAAGAGCCTGGCTAAAGAGATCGCGGCATTCTATGAGGTTGATTCATCAGACATTTCCATGATATCAACCGGAGTGGATATGCGTGAACTTGCTCACTGTGTCGAAACGCATGATGAATTATGGGTCGCCGCCTGGGTCACCGCTGGATTTAAACATAACGCGATGCGTGTCGGGGTGGATCGGGCTTACGGCGTAGAGATCAATGGGAAATACCGGACCTGCGGTACGATCAATATAATCGTAACGACCAACGCTAAACTCAGCCTGGCTACGATGGCTTCAAGTTTCATCACCATAACTGAAGCCAAGGGTATCGCTCTGCAGGACCTCAGGATACACAGTTCTTTCGACAGCTCCCTGCAGGCGACAGGAACAGGTACGGACCAGATCGTCGTTGCATCAGGAAATGAATTCATCTGCCGTTATGCCGGAGGTCACACCAAATTAGGCGAACTTATGGCCAAATCGGTAACCAAAGCCTGTTTAATCGCGTGTAAGAAACAATTGGCGAAAGACCCTGACTACCATGGTGAAAGTGCCCCCAGTGGAGAACAATGATATGACATCCCATTTATCCATCACGGATCACGCAGGACGCAGCGTAACAATCGAGATCCCTAAGCACAAGATTATATCGCTAGCCCCAAGCAATACAGAGATGGTCTATGCGCTGGGCGCCCAGGAATTACTTCACGGCGTCACCGAATATTGCGATTTTCCAGAGGCGGCGAAACTAATACCGAGGGTCGGTGGCTACACCACGGTGGATATCGATATTATCAACGAAATCCAACCTGATTTAATACTGGCCGGTACCATACATTTGAAGGGCATCGTTTCAAAGCTTGAAGAGCTCGGCTACCCGGTAATCGTCCTGGAAAGCAACACCATATCCGGCATGCTCACCGCCATTGAAATTATCGGGCAGTGTACCGGAAAAGAGGCTGTTGCTGAACAACTCGTGGAATCGTTGAGAGCACGCGCCGAAGCCGTTACCGATAAAACGAAAGATCTGCCGGTTGAAAAACGGCCACGTGTATATTACCTGCATGAAAGCCAGACATGGAAAACCTTTGGAGCCAAAACGATCGGCGATACGCTGACCGATCTGGCTGGCGGCTACAATATCGGCCGGGATTTCGGTGAGTATTACCCATACCCCACATTCTCAGATATCGTCAACAGCAATCCGGATATAATCATCGCCGAGACCGGTTACGGCGAAAACCCAATGGAACCGTTAAACATCGCCCTGAACGAGCCCGCGATCGAAAGCACTAAAGCGCGTAAGTCAGGCCGGGTTTATGGCATCAGCAGCGACCTTGTCGGCCGAGCCGGACCGCGCATGGTAGAAGGGCTTGAGGAACTGGCCCGTATTTTCCATCCCGGTTTATTCTAAATCTGGAGAGATCTCATTGCCTAAAGGTAAAGTATTTGTTGTTGGAGTCGGCCCCGGTTCAGCCGGATGGGTTTCAGCTCACGTCAGAGATCTAGTGTTATCCGCTGATATCCTGGTGGGATGGGAACAAGACTTCAAACCGGTGAAAAATCTGGTCAAAAGCCAGCAGATTTATTTACAGGAATGTCACAACTACCTGGAAATCCCCGGAAAAGCCGCATTGGAAGCAGAGACATCCGGAGCTACCGTCGTAGTACTCAAAACTGGCGACCCCTTGGTGGCGCCGGCGGGACTTGAAGGAGTCCTCAAAACCTTCGAAGGTTTTGATATTTCCATCGTTCCCGGTATCAGCACGGTGCAGCTTGCGGCTGCCAAAGCCGGCGTTTCACTCACTGACTCCGCCATTATCACGTATCATCCCCTGCCCCATGACGGAGGAAGTGATTTACGGAAGAAACGGAAAAGAATCCTCAAAGCCATCGAGAATGGCCTGCACGTCATCGTTCTCACAGGAGTCCGCCAGATGCCGCGGCAGACGGCTCAATTTCTGATAGATCAAGGGATTGATCCAAGCACCGCTTGCATTGTTTTCGAAAACCTGGGACTCCCTGAGGAGCGTTTTACTAATGGCTGTTTGAACGAAGTAGTCAGCCAATCATTTAACTGGAAGTCGGTGATGATCATATTGTGATCATGCTTATTGAATAAACCGGGGTGAGCTGCTGAACCGAAATCCGGTCTTTTATTCACAAAAATCCGGGAGGATCCTTTGTTGGATCCTCCCGGATTTTTTTACCAGGACTATTCGGCCCGCTAGGAAACAGCCCGGTTCCTGCGTTTGATCAGGATTCCTGCTACAACAAGCA includes:
- a CDS encoding cobalamin-binding protein, with amino-acid sequence MTSHLSITDHAGRSVTIEIPKHKIISLAPSNTEMVYALGAQELLHGVTEYCDFPEAAKLIPRVGGYTTVDIDIINEIQPDLILAGTIHLKGIVSKLEELGYPVIVLESNTISGMLTAIEIIGQCTGKEAVAEQLVESLRARAEAVTDKTKDLPVEKRPRVYYLHESQTWKTFGAKTIGDTLTDLAGGYNIGRDFGEYYPYPTFSDIVNSNPDIIIAETGYGENPMEPLNIALNEPAIESTKARKSGRVYGISSDLVGRAGPRMVEGLEELARIFHPGLF
- a CDS encoding adenosylcobinamide amidohydrolase, which codes for MTINRTKTIATLPGLTAEVADYRVWDVDANALVVKFAETHSTLSGEKGSRRSKIICNCYLPKELCDNLHYSNQDYGVYLKSLAKEIAAFYEVDSSDISMISTGVDMRELAHCVETHDELWVAAWVTAGFKHNAMRVGVDRAYGVEINGKYRTCGTINIIVTTNAKLSLATMASSFITITEAKGIALQDLRIHSSFDSSLQATGTGTDQIVVASGNEFICRYAGGHTKLGELMAKSVTKACLIACKKQLAKDPDYHGESAPSGEQ
- the cbiE gene encoding precorrin-6y C5,15-methyltransferase (decarboxylating) subunit CbiE, which produces MPKGKVFVVGVGPGSAGWVSAHVRDLVLSADILVGWEQDFKPVKNLVKSQQIYLQECHNYLEIPGKAALEAETSGATVVVLKTGDPLVAPAGLEGVLKTFEGFDISIVPGISTVQLAAAKAGVSLTDSAIITYHPLPHDGGSDLRKKRKRILKAIENGLHVIVLTGVRQMPRQTAQFLIDQGIDPSTACIVFENLGLPEERFTNGCLNEVVSQSFNWKSVMIIL